A section of the Castanea sativa cultivar Marrone di Chiusa Pesio chromosome 12, ASM4071231v1 genome encodes:
- the LOC142618669 gene encoding uncharacterized protein LOC142618669, which yields MRKHAAHITEWGNRLQQRCEAVLGDMPPQHEYFDWYKRVTRRFINVLGARLIIMIEGYARLLRRHPVGTEDHKDITDVLNVVQEIGRVQPLIPEAPNEEAATPAAAPTQSLSTSRALVGRGSRSSVATPRVVPTPDPHPSTPNPSPSPTIPSPIPHPSPSPTIPSPIPHPSSSPTTIPSPTPHPCPGSDIRPPTPRSFPELSPIPSFDLGLDLTPPDMHPQPPSHSTSTGPSSGIDPPHVHVEQPVGLPAEAAGRPKRIAKAPPCGTGGHKHGHNAGPEASDEGHARPSPHYTRRRKVQKR from the exons ATGCGGAAACATGCTGCGCATATTACAGAGTGGGGTAATCGCCTTCAACAACGTTGTGAAGCAGTGCTTGGTGATATGCCTCCACAACACGAGTACTTCGATTGGTACAAAAGGGTAACTCGGAGGTTCATCAATGTCCTCGGTGCTAGATTGATTATAATG ATTGAAGGATATGCCCGTTTGTTGAGGCGTCACCCTGTGGGCACCGAGGACCACAAGGACATTACTGATGTGCTAAATGTAGTGCAGGAGATTGGCCGTGTACAACCTCTTATCCCTGAGGCCCCGAATGAGGAGGCAGCTACTCCTGCGGCAGCGCCTACTCAAAGCCTAAGCACAAGCAGAGCTCTTGTCGGACGTGGGTCTCGTTCGTCTGTTGCTACCCCGAGAGTTGTCCCTACCCCCGATCCCCACCCATCCACCCCAAatccatcccctagccccaccATCCCCTCACCCAtcccacatccatcccctagccccaccATCCCCTCACCCATCCCACATCCATCCTCTAGCCCCACCACCATCCCTTCACCCACTCCACATCCATGTCCTGGGTCTGACATCCGTCCACCCACCCCACGGTCATTTCCTGAGCTGTCACCCATTCCTTCCTTCGACCTGGGTCTTGATCTAACCCCTCCTGACATGCACCCGCAGCCACCCTCCCACAGTACATCCACTGGCCCTTCTTCGGGCATTGACCCACCCCATGTTCACGTTGAGCAGCCTGTTGGGTTACCTGCAGAGGCAGCAGGTCGGCCGAAACGCATAGCAAAGGCACCTCCTTGTGGGACAGGAGGGCACAAACATGGACACAATGCTGGGCCTGAGGCATCTGACGAAGGACATGCAAGACCTTCTCCTCATTATACGCGACGGCGTAAGGTTCAAAAAAGGTAA